In Ipomoea triloba cultivar NCNSP0323 chromosome 7, ASM357664v1, a single genomic region encodes these proteins:
- the LOC116024597 gene encoding ubiquitin-conjugating enzyme E2 variant 1C-like has translation MALGSGGSSVVVPRNFRLLEELERGEKGIGDGSVSYGMDDADDIYMRSWTGTIIGPHNTVHEGRIYQLKLFCDKDYPEKPPTVRFHSRVNMTCVNPETGVVEAKKFGMLVSWQREYTMEGVLTQLRKEMAAPHNRKLVQPPEGTFF, from the exons ATGGCACTCGGTTCAGGAGGATCTAGTGTTGTCG TTCCTCGCAATTTTAGGTTGCTTGAGGAGCTTGAACGGGGGGAGAAAGGTATTGGAGATGGTTCTGTCAGCTATGGAATGGACGATGCTGATGATATTTACATGCGTTCTTGGACGGGTACCATAATTGGTCCTCATAAC ACCGTGCACGAGGGACGTATTTATCAACTCAAGCTGTTTTGTGACAAAGATTATCCCGAGAAGCCTCCAACCGTGCGCTTCCATTCACGTGTCAACATGACTTGTGTGAACCCTGAGACTGGAGTG GTGGAAGCAAAGAAGTTCGGTATGCTGGTAAGTTGGCAGCGTGAGTACACGATGGAGGGCGTATTGACACAGTTGAGAAAAGAAATGGCTGCACCACACAACCGAAAGCTCGTTCAACCCCCAGAAGGAACCTTCTTCTGA
- the LOC116025368 gene encoding transcription repressor OFP6-like: MSAKPKKQSCKLKNVIKSGCGCGESTQAVEPKPKPPAPPSSSPPPSSSSTAAAMHGGEDDRREEILCRQMVSRSPKISGSIAVVKESDDPCGDFRQSMLQMIQKKSIQSQEDLQELLKCFLLMNPPSLHDIIVQAFTNILDETTTTTSSVAGKY; the protein is encoded by the coding sequence ATGTCTGCAAAACCTAAGAAACAATCATGCAAGTTAAAGAATGTAATCAAAAGCGGCTGCGGCTGCGGAGAATCGACGCAAGCGGTGGAGCCAAAACCTAAGCCGCCGGCGCCGCCGTCGTCATCTCCGCCGCCTTCTTCATCCTCCACGGCCGCCGCCATGCATGGTGGTGAAGATGATCGGAGGGAGGAGATTTTGTGCCGGCAGATGGTGAGCCGGAGCCCGAAGATCTCCGGCAGCATCGCCGTCGTTAAGGAATCCGACGATCCTTGCGGCGATTTCCGGCAGTCGATGCTTCAGATGATCCAGAAGAAGAGTATCCAGTCGCAGGAGGATCTGCAAGAGCTTCTCAAGTGTTTTCTGTTGATGAATCCTCCTTCCCTCCACGACATCATCGTACAAGCCTTCACCAACATCCTCGACGAGACGACGACGACAACCTCGTCGGTCGCCGGTAAATATTAA
- the LOC116026177 gene encoding transcription factor E2FB-like: MQQQQQEALKRQQLPFAAVKPPFGDYHRFSADPRHRTSQEAEGIVVKTPPLKRKNETMNHNQVSGDENPGFVYSLNSPLQTPVSGKAGKTQKMPRTSKANRSASQSAANAGSPSGNNTTPVGPCRYDSSLGLLTKKFINLIKHAEDGILDLNNAADTLEVQKRRIYDITNVLEGIGLIEKKLKNRIQWKGLDVSRTGEPDESVLSLQTEVESLTLEERRIDEHIREMQERLRDLSEDENNQRWLFVTEDDIKNLPCFQNETLIAIKAPHGTTLEVPDPDEAVDYPQRRYRIVLRSTMGPIDVYLVSQFEEKFEDINAVEAPPNIPSTSGANENATTTIETESRENEVGVQENATERMSSDVGTSQDFVSGIMKIVPDVDNEADYWLLSDAPDVSITDMWTESGIDWNDLGTLPEDYTMATVSTPPAQPPPPPSVTKPPSTANTSNS; encoded by the exons ATGCAGCAGCAACAGCAGGAGGCTTTGAAGCGGCAGCAGCTGCCGTTCGCGGCGGTGAAGCCGCCGTTTGGGGATTACCACCGGTTCTCCGCTGACCCGCGCCACCGGACTTCTCAGGAAGCTGAAGGCATCGTCGTAAAGACTCCA CCATTGAAGCGGAAGAATGAGACAATGAATCACAATCAGGTGTCTGGCGATGAGAACCCAGGTTTTGTATATTCTCTCAACAGCCCACTGCAAACACCAGTTTCAGGGAAAGCTGGAAAGACACAGAAAATGCCCAGGACATCAAAGGCTAATAGGTCTGCATCTCAATCTGCTGCAAATGCTG GATCTCCTTCCGGCAACAATACCACTCCAGTTGGTCCATGTCGGTATGACAGCTCCCTAG GTCTATTAACAAAGAAGTTCATTAATCTTATCAAGCATGCAGAAGATGGCATTCTTGATCTAAACAACGCAGCTGATACATTAGAG GTTCAGAAAAGGCGTATCTATGACATAACAAATGTCCTGGAAGGCATTGGTCTAATAGAAAAGAAACTGAAGAACAGAATTCAATGGAA GGGCCTAGATGTGTCAAGAACAGGAGAGCCTGATGAAAGTGTTCTTAGTTTACAG ACAGAAGTGGAGAGCTTGACCTTGGAGGAGCGTAGAATAGATGAACATATCCG AGAAATGCAAGAAAGGCTGAGGGACCTGAGCGAAGATGAAAACAATCAAAG GTGGCTTTTTGTTACTGAAGATGATATTAAGAACTTGCCCTGTTTTCAG AATGAAACACTCATAGCTATTAAAGCTCCACATGGCACCACGTTAGAAGTTCCAGATCCTGACGAG GCCGTTGATTATCCACAGAGGAGATATCGAATAGTTCTGAGGAGCACCATGGGTCCCATAGATGTTTACCTTGTCAG CCAATTCGAGGAAAAGTTTGAGGACATAAATGCTGTCGAAGCACCACCAAACATCCCTTCAACATCAGGGGCCAATGAAAATGCAACTACGACTATAGAAACCGAAAGCAGAGAAAATGAAGTTGGTGTGCAGGAAAACGCAACAGAAAGAATGTCCTCAGATGTTGGTACATCGCAGGACTTTGTGTCTGGAATTATGAAAATTGTTCCCGATGTTGAT AACGAAGCAGATTACTGGCTCTTGTCAGACGCGCCTGATGTTAGCATTACTGACATGTGGACTGAAT CTGGAATTGACTGGAACGACTTGGGTACACTCCCCGAAGATTACACCATGGCAACTGTCAGTACACCGCCTGCCCAACCTCCTCCTCCACCCAGCGTAACCAAACCACCTTCCACAGCTAACACCAGCAACAGCTAA